One segment of Deltaproteobacteria bacterium DNA contains the following:
- the hslV gene encoding ATP-dependent protease subunit HslV has translation MSGEIMHGTTILCVRHNGGVVMAGDGQVSIGNAVVKHTARKIRRLAQGRVLAGFAGSTADALTLCEKFEKKLDEYNGNLRRAAVELARDWRADRVLRRLEALMAIADCESSLLISGVGDVLEPDDGIVAVGSGGNFALAAARVLVKHTTLDARTIALEAMHAAAAICVYTNEHIIVEEL, from the coding sequence ATGAGTGGAGAAATCATGCACGGCACCACTATCCTCTGCGTCCGCCACAATGGCGGCGTGGTGATGGCCGGTGATGGGCAGGTCAGTATTGGCAACGCCGTGGTCAAACATACCGCGCGCAAGATTCGCCGGTTGGCGCAAGGCCGCGTGTTGGCCGGGTTCGCCGGCAGCACGGCGGATGCCCTGACGTTGTGCGAAAAATTCGAGAAGAAGCTTGACGAATACAACGGCAACTTGCGTCGGGCTGCGGTCGAGTTGGCGCGCGACTGGCGTGCGGACCGCGTGTTGCGGCGGCTGGAAGCACTGATGGCGATTGCCGATTGCGAATCGTCGTTGCTGATTTCCGGTGTCGGCGATGTGTTGGAGCCGGACGATGGGATTGTTGCGGTGGGCTCGGGTGGGAACTTTGCCCTGGCCGCCGCGCGCGTCTTGGTGAAGCATACCACCCTCGACGCCCGTACCATCGCCTTGGAGGCGATGCACGCCGCCGCCGCGATTTGCGTCTATACCAACGAACACATCATCGTAGAGGAGTTATAA
- the hslU gene encoding ATP-dependent protease ATPase subunit HslU, producing the protein MHVMTPREIVSELDRYIIGQRKAKRAVAIALRNRWRRQQVPADLRDEIAPKNILMIGPTGVGKTEIARRLARLAQAPFIKVEASKFTEVGYVGRDVESMVRDLVELSVNMVKKEAKERIRVKAREHAEDRVLDLLLPPTPARPGFGGESEPLPAPQNTREKMRRMLHEGKLDDREVELEITKAALPFIEVMAPQGMEDMENQLKEMFSNLMPKKTKKRRLKVLEALDLLEQEEADKLVDMENVVREAVQRAEQSGIIFIDEIDKIASRDSTHGPDVSRQGVQRDLLPLVEGCTVNTKYGMVRTDHVLFVASGAFHMAKPSDLIPEFQGRFPIRVELESLTREDFVRILTEPRNALLMQYVALLATENLKLVFRPDAAEELARIAATVNERTENIGARRLHTVVERLLEDLSFDGPELSGKEIVIDAHYVKDKLDAIVKDEDLARYIL; encoded by the coding sequence ATGCATGTCATGACTCCGCGCGAGATCGTGTCCGAACTAGACCGCTACATCATCGGTCAGCGCAAAGCCAAACGCGCCGTCGCCATCGCGTTGCGCAATCGCTGGCGCCGTCAACAAGTGCCGGCGGACTTGCGCGATGAAATCGCCCCGAAGAACATTCTCATGATCGGCCCCACCGGCGTAGGGAAGACTGAAATTGCTCGGCGCCTCGCGCGTTTGGCGCAAGCGCCGTTCATTAAGGTAGAAGCCTCGAAGTTCACCGAGGTTGGCTATGTGGGGCGCGATGTCGAGTCCATGGTGCGCGATCTCGTCGAGCTATCAGTGAACATGGTGAAAAAAGAAGCCAAGGAGCGTATCCGCGTCAAGGCGCGCGAGCATGCCGAGGATCGTGTCCTCGACCTGCTTCTGCCTCCGACCCCGGCGCGTCCGGGGTTTGGCGGCGAGAGCGAACCTCTTCCAGCTCCCCAGAACACGCGGGAGAAAATGCGCCGGATGCTTCACGAGGGCAAACTCGACGATCGCGAGGTCGAGCTGGAAATCACGAAGGCGGCGCTGCCGTTCATCGAAGTGATGGCCCCGCAGGGAATGGAGGACATGGAGAATCAGCTCAAGGAGATGTTCTCTAACCTCATGCCGAAAAAGACCAAGAAGCGGCGCTTGAAAGTCCTCGAAGCGCTGGATCTCCTCGAACAGGAAGAAGCCGACAAACTGGTGGACATGGAAAATGTCGTGCGCGAAGCCGTGCAACGGGCCGAGCAAAGCGGCATTATTTTTATCGACGAGATCGATAAAATCGCCAGCCGCGATAGCACTCACGGTCCGGATGTGTCCCGCCAAGGCGTGCAACGCGACCTCTTGCCGCTGGTGGAAGGCTGCACCGTCAATACCAAGTACGGGATGGTGCGCACGGACCATGTCTTATTCGTCGCCTCCGGCGCGTTTCACATGGCGAAACCCTCGGATTTGATCCCCGAGTTTCAAGGGCGGTTTCCCATCCGCGTCGAGCTGGAGTCTCTCACCCGTGAAGATTTCGTGCGCATTCTCACCGAGCCGCGCAACGCCTTGCTGATGCAGTATGTCGCTTTGTTGGCGACCGAGAACCTGAAGCTGGTGTTTCGGCCCGATGCCGCCGAGGAGCTAGCGCGGATCGCGGCGACGGTGAACGAACGCACCGAGAACATCGGCGCGCGTCGTCTGCATACTGTGGTGGAACGCTTGCTCGAAGACCTCTCCTTCGACGGACCCGAACTCAGCGGCAAGGAAATCGTGATCGATGCGCACTACGTGAAAGACAAGCTTGACGCCATCGTGAAGGACGAGGATCTGGCGCGGTACATTTTGTAG